CCATCCACAACGGCGGCATCATCGGCCATCTGGTGGGCCAGCGCAGCAACGAGATCACGCTGCGCGCCGATGCGCCACGCGGCATCGAGCGCTACGCCTTCGAGCTGACTCCGCGGCTCTATGGCCCCTTCCTGGCCCTGCTCTTCTACCGCTGGGAGATCATCATGCGCGAGACCGCCATCCTCGGCATCCTCGGCATCGCCACCCTGGGCTTCTACGTCGACAGCGCCATCCAGGAGATCCGCTTCGACCGGGCAATGATCCTGATCCTGATCACCGCCCTGCTCAATATCGGCGTGGATATCCTGGCTCGTCACCTGCGCAACCGCCTGCGCCTGCGGCATACCGCCAGCTGCGAGCCCTGACGCCCCCCCCCGACGCTACCCCGGAGAGTCGGTCACCGCCCCGGTGCTGGCCGAGCTCACCGTGCGGGCGTACTTGGCCAGCACCCCGCGCGCATAGCGCGGTTCGGGCTGGCGCCAGGCCGCACGGCGACGCATCAGCTCCTCGTCGGAGAGCGCAACATCGATGGTATCGGCCTCGGCATCGATGGTGATCACATCACCGTTCTCGACCAGCGCCAGGGGGCCGCCGTCGAAGGCCTCGGGCGTGACGTGGCCCACTACGAAGCCATGGCTGCCGCCGGAGAAGCGTCCGTCGGTGATCAGCGCCACCTCGCTGCCGAGCCCCCGGCCCATGATCGCCGAGGTAGGCGTGAGCATCTCGCGCATGCCGGGGCCACCCCTGGGCCCCTCGTAGCGGATCACCACCACGTCGCCGGCCACCACGCTGCCATCGTTGATACGCGCCTGGGCCTCCTCCTCGGAGCCGAACACTCGGGCGGTGCCGGAAAAGCGCGTGCCCTCCTTGCCGGTGATCTTGGCCACCGCCCCTTCCGGGGCCAGGTTGCCGTACAGGATGCGCAGGTGGCTCTCGGCCTTGATCGGCGTGTCCAGTGCCGCGATGATCGCCTGGTCGTCGGGATAGTGGGCGACGCTCGCCAGGTTCTCGGCCAGGCTCTTCCCGGTCACCGTCAGGCAGTCGCCATGCAGCAGGCCGGCGTCGAGCAGCGTCTTCATCAGCGGCTGGATGCCGCCGATCGCCACCAGCTCGCTCATCATGTAGTGGCCGCTGGGTCGCAGGTCGGCCACCACCGGCACGCGCTTGCCGATGGCGGTGAAGTCCTCGAGGGAGAGCTCGACGCCGATGGTGCGGGCCATGGCGATCAGGTGCAGCACCGCATTCGTAGAGCCGCCCAGCGCGATCACCACGCTGATGGCGTTCTCGAAGGCCTTTCGGGTCATGATGTCCGAGGGCTTGATGTCATGCTCGAGCAGCGCGAGTACCGCGGCACCCGCCGCCTTACAGTCCTCCCGCTTGTCGTTCGAGACGGCGTTCTGGGCCGAGCTACCCGGCAGGCTCATGCCCAGCGCCTCGATGGCCGAGGCCATGGTATTGGCGGTGTACATGCCACCGCAGGAGCCGGGCCCAGGGATCGCCGTCTCCTCGATCTGCTTGAGCTCGATCAGGTCGATATCGCCGCGGGAGTGGGCGCCCATGGCCTCGAACACCGAGACGATGTCGGTGTGGCCCTTGCCGGGCAGGATGGTCCCGCCATAGACGAAGACGCTCGGCCGGTCGAGGCGCGCCAGCCCCATCAGGCAACCCGGCATGTTCTTGTCGCAGCCGCCGATGGCCACCAGGCCGTCGAAGCCCTCGCAGCCGGCCACCGTCTCGATGGAATCGGCGATCACCTCACGCGATACCAGCGAGTACTTCATGCCCTCGGTGCCGTTGGCGATGCCGTCGGAGATGGTGATGGTGTTGAAGATCACCCCCTTGCCGCCGGCGGCGTCGGCACCGGCGCTGGCATGGCGCGCCAGCTCGTCGATATGGCTGTTGCAGGGGGTGAGGTTGCTCCAGGTCGAGGCGATGCCCACCTGGGGCTTGGCGAAGTCCTCGTCGCCAAAGCCCACCGCGCGCAGCATGGCGCGGCTGGCCGCCTTGCCGGGGCCATCCACCACCGGGGCGGAATAACGACGACGGGGATCCTTCGGGGTATCGCTCATGGCAGGGCTCCTGTGAAGATGACGTGACCTTCAGAGGGTGGACCGCAACTCATGGGGCTGTCCATGGACGACCTGCCAACCTTGCCACATGAAGCGGAGACGACTACTCTTTATCGCAGAATGCGATAGAGCAACCGCCATGCATGTCATCACCCAGAAGCGCATCTGGGAAGCCAAGCAGAAATGGCCCCAGGCCGCCTCTGCCCTGGATGCCTGGTATCGGCTGATGAAGTCGAGCGAGCCTGGCAGCTTTGCCGAGATGAAGGCGCTGTTTCCCGCCACCGACAAGGTCGGCCGACAACATGTCTTCGATATCGGTGGCAACAAGATTCGCCTCATCGCCGTGGTGCACTATCGGTTCAGGAAGGTCTATATCCAGCACGTCCTCGACCACACCGAATACGACAGGGGCACCTGGAAGGAGTGAACATGACCAGCATCGTCCAACAGGCGGCCGCCCACTGGCGCTTCGTGGCCCCCCTGCTCAACGCCCCGGAATCGGAAGATGACTACGACGCCCTTGTCGCAGCGCTCGATGAGCTGCTGGAGCTGGTCGGTGACGACGAGGAACACCCCTTGGCAAGCCTTGCTTCCCACATGGGTGACCTCATCGAGGAGTACGACGATGCCAATCGCCCGATGCCGGAGGTGAGGGGGGCCGACATGCTCCGCCACCTGATGCAGTGGCATGGCCTCGACCAGTCGAGCCTGCCGGAAGTCGGCACCCAGTCGGTGATCTCGGAGATCCTGAACGGCAAGCGCCGCCTGAACGTTCGCCAGATCAAGGCCCTGAGCCAGCGCTTCGGGCTCCCCGCCGATCTCTTCCTCGACTGAGGGGCGCCTCCCCTCTTCCCCGAAAGCAAAGCCCACCGCAAGCAACGCGGGCATGGCGACTGCTTCGCTCAGCGCGGCATCACCGCGTCATGGAAGGCGCGCTCCCTGGCCACGGTCTCCCGGAAGCATTCGGCCATGCGGGTGAAGGCGGCGTCATCGAGCCCTGCCGCCGCCTCGTCCAGGCGACGGCGCAGCCACGCCACGAAGTCCTGGAAGGCGGGGTTGTCGTGCAGGTCGATCCACTCCTCCACCAGCGGGTGCAGCCCCGCGGCGCGGGTAATGCGCAGCGCCCACTCCAGATAGATCCACTCGGTGACCACCAGCGCCGCCAGGACCTCGGCGTAGTCGCCGCCAGCGCCGATCTCGCGCAGCAGTGCCTGGAAGGCCTGGGTCTCGGGCAGGTAGTCCGGCGCCTCCCGCGTTGCGGCGGGCACGCCGAAGGCCTCGAAGGTACGTTGGAAGGTGCTGTTCTCATCACTGGTCAGCATGCCCATGAACTGCCCCAGTACCACCCTGTCCTCCATGCCCGGCGCCCGGCCGATGGCGTGGCCGATCAGGGCGGTGAAGGGATCCACGAAGCCATAGTCCTGCACCATGTAGGCAGCGAAGTCATCACCCGATAGCCGCCCCTCGGCCAGCGCATCGAACAGCGCATGGTTCACGGTGGCCGACCAGTCGGGCTCGCTGAGCTCGCGCAGCCAATCGGTGATAGATGCCGTCTTGCGCTCGGCGGCCCAGGCGCTCCACTCGGTACGTGTCGTCATCAGCCTTGCTCCTTGCTCACGTCATATCGGACGCCCGGGCGCCACCAGGCGATCAGCAGACTGACCAGAGTAGAGGCGACCAGGGCCCCCAGGAAGGGCGGCAGCGTCGGGATGCTGCCCGGGAAGGTGGCGGCCAGCACGCCGGCGCTCAGGCTACCGTGACTGATCCAGCCCGGCAGCACGGCACCGGCCAGGCCGGCCAGGCCGCCGGCCACCGCCGCCAGCGGTGACATGCGCCGCCACAGCCCCAACAGCACCGGCAGCAGGATGGCGGCACACAGCAGGTCGGCGATCAGGAAGAGGCGCAGCACCGAGAAGCCCTGCAGGGCCACCCAGACCACCGGCACCATCAGTGCCACCGTCACCCAGCGCGCCGCGCGCACCGAGAGCCCACGCCGGCCGGAGCTGGCCACCGCCATGGAGGCGATGGCGTTCTGCAGGGTATCCACGCTGGAGGCCACCAGCGTCACCGCCAGCACCAGCGCCGGCAGCCCCAGCCAGTCTGGCGCGGCGGAGAGCAGGGCAAAGAACGGGATCGGCGGCTCGCCCAGCGGCAGCGCGTGCATCGCCGCCAGCATCCCCAGGCCACCGATGGCCATCACCACCACCAGGCTGCTGGCCCCGCCCAGCAGCGCCCCGCGGCCCAGGGCGCGAGCGTCCTCGGCGGCCCAGATACGCTGCCAGTAGCCCTGGTGAAAGAGGTTGGCCGCGGTGACGGCGATCACCAGGGTCAGCGATACCGACAGCGCACTGCCCATCGGAATCGCCGGCATCACAGCCCCGGCGGGCATCGGCGGCAGCCACCACCAGGCGACACCACCGACCAGCACCAGCAGCGCCAACAGCAGCCAGGCCTGCCAGCGATCGGTGGCCAGGCTGGCCCGCAGCCCGCCCAGGGAGGTATAGACCAGGGTCACCAGCGCCACGCCCAGGATCACCAGCGACGGCGGCACATCGGAGAGCAGCGCGGCGATGCCACCGATAGCGGTCAGCTCGGCGGCCAGAAAGCAGGCCATGTAGGCCACCGACACGCAGGACACCCAGCGCCGCACCCCAGCGCCGTAGCAAGCCTCGGCAAACTCGCCGATGCTGCGTCCCTCGGGCAGGTGGCGACGGATCGCCGGGCCGTAGAGCCCCAGCACGATAAAGGGCAGCGAGGAACCGATGGCATAGCCGGCCAGCGCCAGCGGTCCCACGAAGGCGCCGATCTCCGGCGGCGCGAAGAGGATCCAGGCGCCCATGCCGGAAGCCAGGAACGACAGGCCGATGGCCTGGGCGCCCTGGGAGTTGCGGGCGGTCACGTAGTCATCGAGGGGGCCATCGGCCCGACGGGCCCGCAGGCCCAGGAAAGCAAAGCACAGCAGCGCCGCACCGAGCACGGCAGACGTCAGGTAGGGCATGTCGCACTTCCTCCGCCGGTGTGAACCGGATCAGGTTCCAGGGTCAGCACTATCTGCTCTCTCAGCCCCGGCGAATACGGCGAGACTCCCCTGGCGACAAGTGGATGAGGTTTGGTCACGCCTCGCACAAAGGCATGATCGGAGGCATCATAGCGTCGCGCTGACCCGAGGACCACCCCGATCCGGAGCGCCCGATGCCCGATGCCCGATGCCCGATGCCCGATGCCCGATGCCAAAGCTAGGGAAGCTCCCTGGCTCGTTCATGCGACATGGGTAATCGCGGCAAGGTTGGCAGACAGAAAGCTCCGCCGAGGCCTGAGGCAATAGCGAGCGAAAGCCCCCCAACAGGAGAGACACCATGTGGAAGCTATGCCCAGTCAGCATTCTCGCGCTTACCCTTTCCGGATGCAGCGGCGTCCCCTTCGTACCCTTTATCTGACGATTGAGTGAGCCGTCACCGGCTCACTTCTCCCGCGGCACTCGCCCCATCAGGTAGAACTCCTCGTTGGGCGGGGTGCCGGTCAGGGTGACCAGCCGGTTGGAGAGGCCGAAGAAGGCGGCGATGGCGCCGATATCCCAGATATCGTCGCGGGTGAAACCGGCGGCTGTCAGTCGCTCCTCCCACTCGTCGGTGAGCTCCCCCACCTCGAGTCCGCAATACATGGCGAAATCCAGCATGGTGCGATGACGCTCGCTGATCGGCGCGGTGCGGTGGTTGATGGCGACCTGGTCGGCCAGCAGCGGGTCCTTGCCGTAGATACGCACCAGCGCACCGTGGGCCACCACACAGTAGAGGCAGCGGTTGCGGGCGCTGGTGGCCACCACGATCATCTCCTTCTCCGCCTTGGTCAGCGTATCGGACTCTCGCTCTATCAGGGCGTCGTGGTAGGCGAAGAAGGCACGGAACTCCGCCGGGCGGTGGGCCAGCATCAGGAAGACGTTGGGCACGAAACCGGCCTTCTCCTGTACCGCCAGTATGGCGTCGCGGATGTCCTCGGGCAGGTCGTGGATCGATTCGGGAACGGGGAAACGGCTGATGGGCGCGGTCATGGAGGGCCTTGTGTTGGAGTTGGAGTTGGAGTTGGAGTTGGAGTTGGAGTTGGAGTTGGAGTTGGAGTTGGAGTTGGAGTTGGAGTTGGAGTTGGAGTTGGAGTTGCGGTTACGGCACGCCTTTCAGTTAACGTCAACGTCACCACCGAGATCAAGATATGCCGTACTCGCCTTTCGTCGCCCCGCTGAAGTCACGATGCCCCGCTACGCACCTCTCGGCATCGCGCGGGGATCGCGATCACGGCTGCGACACCCGGATACGTACCGGATCGCCGGGCTTGCCGGCAAACGGATCAATGTGCTGTGTGCTGATGAAAAGCAGATCGCCATTGTGCTCGATTCGGGCTCGTAATCCGTAGGTCATGCGCTCATCGATAACCGCGGGGTTGAACACCAGGCGAAAAGGGTACGGGGGCGGAGTCCCATCGACAGTATGGGTGTAGTCGGTGAGGATGGTGGCGGGCGCGTCCGCACGCGACTGGTCCTCAAGAGTCACGGTCAGCTCGGCGCCGGGGGGCAGCGCGATACGCTCGCGATACCACACGTCGCCGCTAATGACCCGCATCAGGGAGTTATCCGGTTTCTGCGCCTGTCGCTGCGCGTCCTCTATCCCCATTGAGTGGCTGCACGCCGCCAACAACAGGG
The Halomonas sp. H10-9-1 DNA segment above includes these coding regions:
- the ilvD gene encoding dihydroxy-acid dehydratase yields the protein MSDTPKDPRRRYSAPVVDGPGKAASRAMLRAVGFGDEDFAKPQVGIASTWSNLTPCNSHIDELARHASAGADAAGGKGVIFNTITISDGIANGTEGMKYSLVSREVIADSIETVAGCEGFDGLVAIGGCDKNMPGCLMGLARLDRPSVFVYGGTILPGKGHTDIVSVFEAMGAHSRGDIDLIELKQIEETAIPGPGSCGGMYTANTMASAIEALGMSLPGSSAQNAVSNDKREDCKAAGAAVLALLEHDIKPSDIMTRKAFENAISVVIALGGSTNAVLHLIAMARTIGVELSLEDFTAIGKRVPVVADLRPSGHYMMSELVAIGGIQPLMKTLLDAGLLHGDCLTVTGKSLAENLASVAHYPDDQAIIAALDTPIKAESHLRILYGNLAPEGAVAKITGKEGTRFSGTARVFGSEEEAQARINDGSVVAGDVVVIRYEGPRGGPGMREMLTPTSAIMGRGLGSEVALITDGRFSGGSHGFVVGHVTPEAFDGGPLALVENGDVITIDAEADTIDVALSDEELMRRRAAWRQPEPRYARGVLAKYARTVSSASTGAVTDSPG
- a CDS encoding type II toxin-antitoxin system HigB family toxin, which encodes MHVITQKRIWEAKQKWPQAASALDAWYRLMKSSEPGSFAEMKALFPATDKVGRQHVFDIGGNKIRLIAVVHYRFRKVYIQHVLDHTEYDRGTWKE
- a CDS encoding transcriptional regulator, which gives rise to MTSIVQQAAAHWRFVAPLLNAPESEDDYDALVAALDELLELVGDDEEHPLASLASHMGDLIEEYDDANRPMPEVRGADMLRHLMQWHGLDQSSLPEVGTQSVISEILNGKRRLNVRQIKALSQRFGLPADLFLD
- a CDS encoding TenA family protein; its protein translation is MTTRTEWSAWAAERKTASITDWLRELSEPDWSATVNHALFDALAEGRLSGDDFAAYMVQDYGFVDPFTALIGHAIGRAPGMEDRVVLGQFMGMLTSDENSTFQRTFEAFGVPAATREAPDYLPETQAFQALLREIGAGGDYAEVLAALVVTEWIYLEWALRITRAAGLHPLVEEWIDLHDNPAFQDFVAWLRRRLDEAAAGLDDAAFTRMAECFRETVARERAFHDAVMPR
- a CDS encoding sodium:solute symporter, yielding MPYLTSAVLGAALLCFAFLGLRARRADGPLDDYVTARNSQGAQAIGLSFLASGMGAWILFAPPEIGAFVGPLALAGYAIGSSLPFIVLGLYGPAIRRHLPEGRSIGEFAEACYGAGVRRWVSCVSVAYMACFLAAELTAIGGIAALLSDVPPSLVILGVALVTLVYTSLGGLRASLATDRWQAWLLLALLVLVGGVAWWWLPPMPAGAVMPAIPMGSALSVSLTLVIAVTAANLFHQGYWQRIWAAEDARALGRGALLGGASSLVVVMAIGGLGMLAAMHALPLGEPPIPFFALLSAAPDWLGLPALVLAVTLVASSVDTLQNAIASMAVASSGRRGLSVRAARWVTVALMVPVVWVALQGFSVLRLFLIADLLCAAILLPVLLGLWRRMSPLAAVAGGLAGLAGAVLPGWISHGSLSAGVLAATFPGSIPTLPPFLGALVASTLVSLLIAWWRPGVRYDVSKEQG
- a CDS encoding peroxidase-related enzyme (This protein belongs to a clade of uncharacterized proteins related to peroxidases such as the alkylhydroperoxidase AhpD.), producing MTAPISRFPVPESIHDLPEDIRDAILAVQEKAGFVPNVFLMLAHRPAEFRAFFAYHDALIERESDTLTKAEKEMIVVATSARNRCLYCVVAHGALVRIYGKDPLLADQVAINHRTAPISERHRTMLDFAMYCGLEVGELTDEWEERLTAAGFTRDDIWDIGAIAAFFGLSNRLVTLTGTPPNEEFYLMGRVPREK
- a CDS encoding YbaY family lipoprotein, which codes for MRAKRRIKSAIGRWAAIASTLLLAACSHSMGIEDAQRQAQKPDNSLMRVISGDVWYRERIALPPGAELTVTLEDQSRADAPATILTDYTHTVDGTPPPYPFRLVFNPAVIDERMTYGLRARIEHNGDLLFISTQHIDPFAGKPGDPVRIRVSQP